The genomic window GCGACGTCCGCGGAGTTGAACAGCTTCGGGTACTTCAGCGGCTTGTCCTCCCCCTCCGTCGTCGACAGGAGCACGGCGCGGAGGGACTCGCCCAGGTCGTAGCTCGCCGTGCAGACCAGGTTGCCGACATTCTCGATGAAGAGGATGTCGATGCGGCCGGGCGACCATTCCGCCAGGTGACGGGCGACCATCGCCGCGTCCAGGTGGCAGCAGCCGTCGGTGTTGATCTGACGGGCCGGGGCGCCGCTCTCGGCCAGCCGCCGGGCGTCGTTGTCCGTGGCCAGGTCGCCCACCAGGGCCGCCACGGCCACCCCTCGAGACCGCAGCTCCGCGAGGGTCCGCCTCAGGAGCGTCGTCTTCCCCGCCCCGGGGCTGGAGACCAGGTTGACGGTCAGCGTCCCCTCGGACAGGAACCGGGCCCGAAGCTCGCGGGCGAGCTCGTCGTTCTTGTGCAGGACGTTCTTGCGGACTTCCAGGATGCGCGGCTCCAAGGTCGGTCCTCCGCTATTCCGAAGGTGGGGCGGGCGGGCGGTCGACGAAGTGGATCGAGGCCAGCTCCAGCTCTCGGCCCTGCCGGATGTCGAGGCTCGGCCGGCCGCATCGGGGGCAGCGGAAGTCCTGGATGCCCGGCAAGGCGACCTCGCCCCCGCACGAATCGCAGGAGATGACGACCGCCAGCTCCTCGATCGCCAGGCGCGAGCCGGCGAGCGGCGTGTCGGCGGTCGCGATATCGTAACAGAACAGGAGGGCCTCCCGCTCGACCCCCGCGAGCGCCCCCAGTCGCAGGTGCACCTCCGCGACCTCCAGGCCGGCGAGCTCCCCGGGGGCCGCGTCCGCCCGGCTCCGGATCGCCTCGACGGCGGTCGAGACCAGGGCCTCGGCGATGGACAGCTCGTGCACGGTCGCGCTCCCCTCAATCGGCGGGACCTCCCGTCGTCCCGGGATCGACGGCGGCCGTCGGCGGCGGCCCGGCCGCGTCGAATCCCGCCGCCGCGAGCGCCGCGAGGTAGTCCTCCGGCGTGTTGAGATTGCGGATCGTCCCGAGTCGCGGATCGACGGGGCGCAATTCGTCCTCGGACACCACGCGGGTCGGGATCGCGTCCATCAGGTCCAGCAGGCGTCGGCGATCTTCGCGGAGGAGGGCCTCGATCGCCGGCAAGGCCGTCGCGCGGCGGTAGAGGGCCGCCAGCGGGTGATGGTATCCCTCGCATCGCGGGATGGCCAGGTCATGGCCGCCGATGAGTTCGGCCAGGCGACGGATCCACCCGGCCTGGAGGAACGGGACGTCGGTCGAGGTGGCGTAGGCCAGGTCGACGCGATCCGGAAGCGCCGCGAGTCCGGCGGCCAGGCCCTGCAGGGGCCCTCGACCGGGCACGGCGTCGCGGGCCACGATCACCGAGGCAGGGAGCGGGGGCAGGTCCTGGCCGGGCGACGCGACGACGGCCACATCCTCAGCCACGTCGCCGACCTGCCGGACCAGGCGCTGGAGCAGCCGCTCGGGCCCGAAGTCCAGCCAGGCCTTCGGCCGTCCCATCCGCCGGCTTTCCCCCCCGCAGAGGATCACGGCTCCCAGCCCCATCTCGCCTCCCCATCCCGCCGGGGTCCGGGCACCCACTCGGCCGGGCGCCTCCGCGCGTCGCCCTCGGCGAAGCGGCCCCGGGACGCGGCCCACGCCGGCCGCCCCCGGCGTCCGCCCGGCATGGCGAGATCGTTCCGCCCGGCCCGGTGCCGCGGGAATCCCGGGCCGCGGGGCCCGGCCGCCGGATCGAGCCGGCCTTCCCTGCCGGTCCGCCCTCCGGGAGGCCCGGCCGGCGCGAGGAGGGCGTAGACATCATATTCGAGCCCCCTCCGATCCGATACAATGGCCCGAGGGGACGGGGGCAAGGCGGCCGAGCCCGTGCCCCCCGCGTGCGACGACCGCCGCGGACACGCCCAAGCGACGAGGAGGATCGCGCCATGTGCCTGGCCGTCCCCGGTCGAGTTCGGGAGATCTACGAGCGCCACGGCGTGCGCACCGGCAGGGTGGACTTCGGCGGGGTCGTCAAGGAGGTCTGCCTCGCCTTCGTCCCCGAGGTCGAGGTGGGCGATTACGCGATCGTCCACGTCGGGGTCGCCATCGGCAAGGTCGACGAGGAGACCGCACGGGAAACCCTGGAGCTCCTCGCGGCGGCGGGGATGCTCGAGGACGAAATGGGGGCGGATCCGGCCCGAGGCCGGGTTGCGACGGGCGGCGAGGCGTCGCACCCTGCCGCGGCGTCGTCCGACGAGGGGGCGGGATGAAATACCTCACCGAGTTCCGCGACGGAGAGGTGGCCCGCCGGATCGCCCGCGACATCCGCCGGGTCGCGAGCGGCCGTTGGCGGATCATGGAGGTCTGCGGCGGCCAGACCCATTCGATCCTGCGCAACGGCATCGACCAGCTGCTGCCGGAGGGCATCGAGCTCATCCACGGCCCGGGATGCCCGGTGTGCGTGACCCCCGTGGAGAAGATCGACAGGGCGCTGGCCATCGCATCCCTGCCGGGTGTCATCTTCTGCTCGTTCGGCGACATGCTTCGGGTTCCCGGCAGCCGGGAGGACCTGCTCGCGGTCGAGAGCCGGGGCGCCGACGTCCGGGTCGTCTACTCTCCGCTCGACGCCGTCGAGCTGGCGAGGCGGAATCCGGGCCGGCAGGTCGTCTTCTTCGCCGTCGGCTTCGAGACGACCGCCCCGGCCGACGCCATGGCGGTCCACCTGGCGAGCCGCGAGGGGCTCGCGAATTTCTCGATGCTCGTCTCCCACGTGCTCGTGCCCCCCGCCCTCGCGGCCATCATGGATTCGCCCGCGAGTCGGGTCCACGCCTTCCTCGCGGCCGGTCACGTCTGCAGCGTGATGGGATACTGGCAGTACGCGCCGCTGGCCGAGAGGTACCGGGTCCCCATCGTCGTCACCGGCTTCGAGCCGCTGGACGTGCTGGACGGGATCCGCCGGGCCGTGCGGCAGCTCGAGGAGGGGCGGGCGTTCGTCGAGAACGCCTACGCCCGAGTGGTCACCCGCGAGGGGAACCGACACGCCCAGGCCCTGCTGGAGCGGGTCTTCGAGCCGACCGACCGCGCCTGGCGGGGCATCGGCGTGATCCCGGCCAGCGGCTGGCGGCTGTCCCCGGCGTACCGGGATTTCGACGCGGAGGCCCGGTTCGACGTGGGCGCGATCGAGGCCCGGGAGTCGGGCGTGTGCCGGGCGGGCGACGTGCTGCGGGGCATCATCAAGCCGAGCCAGTGCGAGGCCTTCGGCGGGGCCTGCACGCCGCGGACACCGCTGGGGGCGACGATGGTCTCGAGCGAGGGCGCCTGCGCCGCGTACTACCATTACGGCCGCCTGGCGGGCGCTCGGTCGTCGGGGGAAGATGGATGAGCCGGGCCCGCTCGCTCACCGGCCCCGACCGGCCAGGACGTCCCAGGCCATCCGGAGGACGACCTCGTAGGCATTGCTCCAGCTGTCCTCGCGGAAGAATTGAACGGGGGCCCGCGGGTCGCCGATGAACGGGCGGAGCACCCACCCCATCTGGACGCCCACGAAGACGTAGATGACGATCCAGGCCCGCAGCAGCCAGCGGTGCTTCGCGTCCTTGCGGATCAGCGGGGCGTATTCGCGGCGGAGCAGCCACTGGGCGCCCAGGCTCGCGACGGCGAACATCAGGCCGTTGAAGAGGATCGCCGCCTGGTAGGCGCTGCCCGACGCGTACCAGAACGCCGTGAGCGGGGCCAGCGAGGTCAGGATCACGGTCAGGCCCGCCTGGGTCGTCAGGAGCGCCCGGAGCACCCCGGGGAAGTCGTCCCGCAGGCCGAGGAGCGTGTTCACGACGTAGAAGCTCGGCAGGCTGAGCGCGAAGGTCGTGGCGATCAGGAACGGGACCTTGATCGCCGAGTAGGCGAGCTGCCAGGGCCGGTCGCCCGCGAGGCCGCCGTACGTCCCCATGACCCCGCCGTAGGACATGCCGAAGCCGAGGACCAGCAGCCCGAGCATCGCGCGAGACGCCGGCCGGCCCCCCCCGGCGGCGGACGCCTCGCCGCGGAGGACGGACTCGGCGAGCCGGAGCGGGCGAATCGGAGAATCCATGCGAACCGAGCCCCCGCGTCCGATCAGCCGAACAGGTGAGAGAACGCCTGCAGGACCGCCAGGAAGAAGTTCGACTCCCGGGCCCGGAACCAGGTGAACGGGATGTTCGGGTTGCCGATGAACGGCCGCAGGACCCAGCCCATCTGCGCCCCGACGAGCCCGAAGACGACCACCCAGATCCGGAAGACCAGCCGGACGTGGTTGGCGATCGCGCGATCGGGCACCGCCTCGAGCGGCCCGGCCGGCTCGGCCTCGACCTCGACCCAGGCCTCGGCCGCCCCGGGCGGCGGGGGAGGCGACGGCGGGGCGGGCCGCGGCGAGGCCGCGAGGTTCAGGCGGTGGAGGGTCTGGAGCAGGAACCTCAGCCCGAAGGCACCGGCCGCGGCGAAGATCGCGACGTTGAACAGCACCATGAACGGGTAGCTCGTCGTGCAGACCGAGAAGAACGCCACGATCGGCCCCAGCGACGCCAGCACCGCCACGTTCACCCCGAGCGACGCGACCAGGAGCCGCAGCACCGCCGCGAGCGACAGCCGCGACCCTACGAGCGCATTGAAGACATAGAGCGACGGCAGCGTCACGAGCAAGGTCAGGTAGAACAGGAGCGGCACCTTGATCATGCTCGCCACGACCTGCATCAGGTTCGGCCCCTTCGAGCCGAACGCCGCGAAGGTCCCCATGCAGGCGCCGTACACCATCGACAGGATCACGACGCAGGCCGACAGACGCCGGGCGGAGATCCCCAGCCCCCGCTCGCGGAGCGTCGTGAGCCCCGTCAGGTCCCCGCCCAGGATCCGGTCCAGGTCCCGGAACCAGGCCCGGAGCCCGCGCTCGCCCTTCACCCCATCCTCGCCCAGCACCATCGCTCAGCCCCCCTCGTACGCCGGAATCCGCCCGGCCCTTCACTTTGCACGGCAAAGCTAACCCCGTCAAGGGGGCCGTCCCGGATTTCGCGGCGGGCTGCATCGCCTCCGACCGATCAGGACTTCGACGGGGTCGGGAGCAGGTCGACCGGGCGCCGTTCGAGGAGGGCCTGATAGAACGGCCCTGCATCGGCGTCCGTGGGCAGGCCGGAGACCTGGCCGTCGCCGAGCTCGAGGATCGTCCATCTTCCGTCGCGGCGGCGGGCCACATCCATGGTGAAGAAGCGGCTGCGGACGGCGCCGGCGACCCCGGCGAAACGCTCCCAGGGAGGGTCCGGCCGATCGTACCGGCCCTCCGGCCAGTAGGCGGACCAGGACAGGAGCCGGCCGTCGAGCCAGAAGGCCCGGTACTCCTCCGCGAGGGGCATGCCGCTCCCGGGATGCGTGCCGACCGGCTCGAGCTCGACGAACTCGCGGAAGACCAGGCCGACGTTCAGGTCATCCCCCTGGAGTTCGAGGAAACGCCCGACGACCCGCTCGACCGCAGCGCGGTCCGAGGCCGACGGGATGAAGCAGGCTTCGGCCCACTCGTGCTTCCGGGACTTGACGAAGTCCTT from Aquisphaera giovannonii includes these protein-coding regions:
- the hypB gene encoding hydrogenase nickel incorporation protein HypB; amino-acid sequence: MEPRILEVRKNVLHKNDELARELRARFLSEGTLTVNLVSSPGAGKTTLLRRTLAELRSRGVAVAALVGDLATDNDARRLAESGAPARQINTDGCCHLDAAMVARHLAEWSPGRIDILFIENVGNLVCTASYDLGESLRAVLLSTTEGEDKPLKYPKLFNSADVAVITKMDLAAACEFDRAAARRNILSVRPGMRILETSARTGEGLEEWLRFLEEGRAGLAGGPGTTGG
- the hypD gene encoding hydrogenase formation protein HypD — translated: MKYLTEFRDGEVARRIARDIRRVASGRWRIMEVCGGQTHSILRNGIDQLLPEGIELIHGPGCPVCVTPVEKIDRALAIASLPGVIFCSFGDMLRVPGSREDLLAVESRGADVRVVYSPLDAVELARRNPGRQVVFFAVGFETTAPADAMAVHLASREGLANFSMLVSHVLVPPALAAIMDSPASRVHAFLAAGHVCSVMGYWQYAPLAERYRVPIVVTGFEPLDVLDGIRRAVRQLEEGRAFVENAYARVVTREGNRHAQALLERVFEPTDRAWRGIGVIPASGWRLSPAYRDFDAEARFDVGAIEARESGVCRAGDVLRGIIKPSQCEAFGGACTPRTPLGATMVSSEGACAAYYHYGRLAGARSSGEDG
- a CDS encoding HypC/HybG/HupF family hydrogenase formation chaperone, translating into MCLAVPGRVREIYERHGVRTGRVDFGGVVKEVCLAFVPEVEVGDYAIVHVGVAIGKVDEETARETLELLAAAGMLEDEMGADPARGRVATGGEASHPAAASSDEGAG
- a CDS encoding ATP-grasp domain-containing protein, coding for MTPTIVFCRDPLEPSRPDRAFEAEVAAVETLGLPTLLVDHDALVRGEGADRFARRIEAAATPILAIYRGWMVTLDQYRLLYEALSARAIRLINDPGQYRHAHLLPENEPVLRGYTPRTVWLAGDLGMDRVLEALLPFGDAPVIVKDFVKSRKHEWAEACFIPSASDRAAVERVVGRFLELQGDDLNVGLVFREFVELEPVGTHPGSGMPLAEEYRAFWLDGRLLSWSAYWPEGRYDRPDPPWERFAGVAGAVRSRFFTMDVARRRDGRWTILELGDGQVSGLPTDADAGPFYQALLERRPVDLLPTPSKS
- a CDS encoding hydrogenase maturation nickel metallochaperone HypA/HybF, translating into MHELSIAEALVSTAVEAIRSRADAAPGELAGLEVAEVHLRLGALAGVEREALLFCYDIATADTPLAGSRLAIEELAVVISCDSCGGEVALPGIQDFRCPRCGRPSLDIRQGRELELASIHFVDRPPAPPSE
- the mobA gene encoding molybdenum cofactor guanylyltransferase, yielding MGLGAVILCGGESRRMGRPKAWLDFGPERLLQRLVRQVGDVAEDVAVVASPGQDLPPLPASVIVARDAVPGRGPLQGLAAGLAALPDRVDLAYATSTDVPFLQAGWIRRLAELIGGHDLAIPRCEGYHHPLAALYRRATALPAIEALLREDRRRLLDLMDAIPTRVVSEDELRPVDPRLGTIRNLNTPEDYLAALAAAGFDAAGPPPTAAVDPGTTGGPAD